Proteins encoded in a region of the Flavobacterium sp. MDT1-60 genome:
- a CDS encoding SDR family NAD(P)-dependent oxidoreductase — MNLKLEGKRAFISGSTQGIGYAIAKQLLNEKAEVIINGRHEEKTNLAVQKLKDEFPDAVVSGIVCDFEKKEEVTALLNELNNIDILINNVGVFELKDFENLEDEDWYRIFEVNVMSSIRLSKKLLPHMLEKKSGRIIFISSESGVNIPGNMIHYGMTKAAMMAVSNGLSKLTAGTEVTVNTILGGPTYSEGVASTIEHIASLQNIEIEQMKNAIIQQTNPHSLLQRFIDPAEIASLAIYLSCPLSIATNGSCLRADGGVLKII; from the coding sequence ATGAATTTAAAATTAGAAGGAAAAAGAGCTTTTATAAGCGGTTCAACGCAAGGAATTGGTTATGCAATTGCCAAACAATTATTAAATGAAAAAGCCGAAGTTATCATTAATGGAAGGCATGAAGAAAAGACAAATCTGGCAGTACAAAAATTAAAAGATGAATTTCCGGATGCTGTCGTTTCAGGGATTGTGTGTGACTTTGAAAAAAAAGAAGAAGTAACCGCTTTATTAAATGAGTTAAACAATATTGATATTCTCATTAACAACGTTGGTGTTTTCGAATTAAAAGATTTTGAAAATCTGGAAGATGAAGATTGGTATAGAATTTTTGAAGTTAATGTAATGAGCAGTATCAGACTTTCTAAAAAACTTTTACCGCACATGCTTGAGAAGAAATCAGGAAGAATTATTTTTATCAGCAGTGAATCTGGTGTAAACATTCCCGGAAATATGATTCATTACGGAATGACAAAAGCTGCAATGATGGCTGTAAGTAATGGTTTATCTAAATTAACCGCAGGAACTGAAGTTACAGTGAATACCATTTTAGGCGGACCAACTTATTCTGAGGGAGTTGCCTCAACAATTGAACATATCGCTTCTTTACAAAATATCGAAATTGAACAAATGAAAAATGCTATTATACAGCAGACAAATCCGCATTCTTTATTACAGCGTTTTATAGATCCTGCAGAAATTGCTTCACTGGCCATTTATTTATCCTGTCCGCTTTCGATCGCAACAAACGGTTCTTGTCTTAGAGCAGATGGAGGGGTTTTAAAAATAATTTAA
- a CDS encoding lysophospholipid acyltransferase family protein: MIDFLLYLISLIPLRILYFISDFFAFLLYYIFKYRRKVVAENIYQSFRTLSDIERIIIEKKFYRDFCDNFIETIKLLSISEKKLQSHITADYSQLEKILAENQNCHIYLGHQFNWEWANAHIASVLKKTDVVVVYKPLSSRPINDLMLRIRSRFGSKMVASKNMKKEMVQFSDKQHILVLVADQNPKIPQKSFWTPFLSQRTAFLSGTELNTAHHKTPSLFANIIREKRGHYKFVLEPIFDFSEPYKTGIITNIFTEKLENAILSNPENYLWSHKRWKHQYKNEYRKRWINKTIKV; this comes from the coding sequence ATGATCGATTTTTTACTATACCTGATTTCACTAATTCCATTGAGAATTTTATATTTCATTTCAGACTTTTTTGCTTTTTTACTGTATTATATTTTTAAATACCGCCGTAAGGTAGTGGCTGAAAACATCTACCAATCATTTCGTACGCTATCGGATATTGAGAGAATTATTATTGAAAAAAAATTCTACAGGGATTTTTGCGATAATTTTATTGAAACGATAAAGCTGCTTTCCATTTCTGAGAAAAAGTTACAGTCGCACATTACGGCAGACTATTCCCAATTAGAAAAGATCCTTGCAGAGAATCAAAATTGCCACATTTATTTGGGGCATCAGTTCAATTGGGAATGGGCAAATGCGCACATTGCTTCAGTTCTGAAAAAAACAGATGTTGTAGTGGTTTATAAGCCCTTGAGCAGCCGTCCGATAAATGATTTAATGCTGAGAATAAGAAGCCGTTTTGGCTCAAAAATGGTAGCCTCAAAAAACATGAAAAAAGAGATGGTACAGTTCTCAGACAAACAGCACATACTGGTTTTAGTGGCAGATCAAAACCCTAAAATTCCACAGAAAAGTTTTTGGACCCCGTTTCTTTCACAAAGGACAGCGTTTTTAAGTGGCACCGAACTGAATACGGCGCATCACAAGACACCAAGTCTATTTGCAAATATTATTCGTGAAAAAAGAGGACATTATAAATTTGTTCTCGAACCAATTTTTGATTTTTCCGAACCTTATAAAACGGGAATTATAACTAATATTTTTACTGAAAAACTGGAAAATGCAATTTTATCAAATCCGGAGAATTATTTATGGAGTCATAAGCGCTGGAAACATCAATACAAAAACGAATACCGAAAAAGATGGATTAACAAAACAATTAAAGTTTAG
- the ppk1 gene encoding polyphosphate kinase 1: MQQNTIPSEISWLSFNSCVLDEANDPGNPLYERIKFLAIHSSNLDEFFRVKINKLLKGNSEKDTALLVQVLSEVNLQQNKFGVIWKDTIVPELAENKIIFYENQEIKKKHLDEIEYYFKSIILSYIQVVYITENTPKAYFLNNRGLYLLVKLKDTYGAFSYAYLNIPSDKLERYKQLQRIAETNYIISIDTIIRKCLSFVFPLEEVVSCNAIKLNRDENYEILDETSGDLIAKIEAKIEERKSGSSTRFLYDFNMDPETVLVCKKAFQLHENEMIKGGSHHNLFDLFRFPNPIKPRLQGESYPALKHLPFENNTSIFETIDKQSQLIHFPYQSYHYVLQFFNQAAIHKNVTEIKITLYRISSQSLIANALISAAKNGKKVTVFVEVKARFDENNNLYWSKEMEKAGIKIIYSMPNLKVHAKVALVTMKKEQGRSRFYSYLSTGNFNETTASVYSDFGFFTSEEKYTTDLKKVFAFFKTKEKAAAIKNLLVAGFNMKEKLMELIDQEIANSKAGKKAAILLKVNGIDEEEIINKLIEASQAGVEVILLVRGICTVLPGIKNSTENIKIYRIVDMFLEHARIYRFANGGKEKIYLSSADMSSRNLNRRIEVAFPIHDGFHKAEINTIIQLQLEDNTKKRNINSKGLNDPINSNSGNPRRSQREIYNWIAQKNNV, translated from the coding sequence GTGCAGCAGAATACTATTCCTTCCGAAATTTCCTGGCTCTCCTTCAACAGTTGTGTTTTAGATGAAGCCAATGACCCTGGTAACCCGTTATATGAGCGTATCAAGTTCTTAGCCATTCATTCTTCGAACCTGGATGAGTTTTTCAGGGTAAAAATCAACAAATTACTAAAAGGAAATTCAGAAAAGGATACTGCTTTATTAGTGCAGGTTTTATCTGAGGTGAACCTTCAGCAAAATAAATTTGGGGTAATCTGGAAAGACACTATTGTACCTGAATTGGCAGAGAATAAAATCATTTTTTATGAAAATCAGGAAATTAAAAAGAAGCATTTAGACGAGATAGAATATTATTTCAAAAGTATTATCCTTTCCTATATTCAGGTCGTTTATATTACTGAAAACACCCCAAAAGCATATTTTTTAAATAATCGTGGATTGTATCTGCTGGTAAAATTAAAAGATACCTATGGAGCTTTCAGCTATGCTTACCTGAATATTCCGTCTGACAAACTGGAAAGATACAAACAGTTGCAGCGTATAGCAGAGACCAATTATATTATTTCTATTGACACCATTATCAGAAAATGCTTATCGTTTGTATTTCCTTTGGAAGAAGTTGTTTCCTGCAATGCCATAAAATTAAACAGGGATGAAAATTATGAGATTTTGGATGAAACCTCCGGGGATTTAATAGCAAAAATTGAGGCAAAAATTGAAGAAAGGAAATCGGGTTCATCAACACGATTTTTGTATGATTTCAATATGGATCCTGAAACTGTTTTGGTTTGTAAAAAAGCATTTCAATTGCACGAAAATGAAATGATAAAAGGCGGGAGTCATCATAATCTTTTTGATTTATTTAGGTTTCCAAATCCAATAAAACCAAGACTGCAAGGCGAAAGCTATCCTGCACTGAAACATTTGCCTTTTGAAAACAACACCTCTATTTTTGAGACTATTGACAAACAAAGCCAGTTAATCCATTTTCCATACCAGTCCTATCATTACGTCCTGCAGTTTTTCAATCAGGCTGCAATTCATAAGAATGTTACTGAAATAAAGATCACTTTATACCGTATTTCATCACAGTCGCTCATTGCAAATGCCTTGATAAGTGCTGCGAAAAACGGCAAAAAAGTCACTGTTTTTGTCGAAGTAAAAGCGAGATTTGATGAAAATAACAATTTGTACTGGTCCAAAGAAATGGAAAAGGCCGGAATCAAAATCATTTACAGTATGCCTAATTTAAAAGTACATGCCAAAGTTGCGCTTGTTACCATGAAAAAGGAACAGGGCAGGAGTAGATTTTACAGCTATTTATCTACAGGTAATTTTAACGAAACTACCGCCAGTGTTTATTCTGATTTTGGTTTTTTCACTTCAGAAGAAAAATACACAACCGATTTGAAAAAAGTATTTGCGTTTTTTAAAACCAAGGAAAAAGCGGCAGCAATAAAAAATCTTTTGGTTGCAGGCTTTAATATGAAAGAGAAGCTAATGGAATTGATAGACCAGGAAATCGCAAACAGCAAAGCAGGAAAAAAGGCGGCAATTTTATTGAAAGTAAACGGGATTGATGAAGAAGAAATTATAAACAAACTGATTGAAGCCAGCCAGGCGGGTGTTGAAGTAATTCTTCTGGTGAGAGGAATTTGCACCGTACTACCGGGAATTAAAAACAGCACTGAGAATATAAAAATCTACCGGATTGTAGATATGTTTTTAGAACACGCAAGGATATACAGATTTGCTAATGGTGGAAAAGAAAAAATCTACCTGTCATCTGCCGATATGTCCAGCAGAAACCTTAACAGGAGAATCGAAGTTGCTTTCCCGATACATGACGGTTTTCATAAAGCAGAAATAAACACCATAATCCAACTGCAGCTGGAGGATAACACAAAAAAAAGAAATATCAACTCTAAAGGTCTCAATGACCCAATTAATAGCAACTCCGGCAATCCAAGACGCTCTCAAAGAGAAATCTACAATTGGATTGCACAAAAAAATAATGTATAA
- a CDS encoding metallophosphoesterase, whose amino-acid sequence MKNIKLYLVPFLIIVQSCATFKPQSCPDEKQENYPVNKKKQHTFFLIGDAGNGFKDISSGSLLTDQLKSATDKSTVLFLGDNIYPAGMPEINSSKRSQADAVLQSQIDFVRGFQGKTIFIPGNHDWYSNGPEGLKREQEFVEKQLGKKSFLPKNGCAIETVNIANDVVLIIVDSQWYITDWDNHPAINEDCIIKTRIQFLDEFRDEIKKARGKTTLVAIHHPMYSNGEHGGQYSFESHLTPLPVLGSLKNVIRKTSGISNADMQNKNYNELKKSLVAAAQQNDKVIFISGHEHSLQYIAQDNLHQIISGSASKKSETRNTKGGKFSYAANGYAVLDVFDDGSSFVRFINSEDQKTVYQSPVLPADTQKQNLKFGSNFPAEIKSSIYDKKTTSKSMYYDFLWGKRYRYAYNTSVTAKTVNLDTLFGGLTPVRKGGGNQSKTLRLKTKSGKQYVMRAMKKNGSQFIQSAFFEDQYVEQKFQNTAAEAFILDVFTGSHPYAPFTVGTLCDAIGVNHLNSKLYYIPKQKALGDFNAEFGDEQYLLEEQASSGNVELSNPSFTGNVISTADLVEKLHSDESVVIDEKEYIKARLFDMLINDWDRHQDQWRWLEFKEDGKSVFRPLPRDRDQAFSKMSDGFILGAAVKLIPPARLLRKYSDDIKDVKGFNIEPYPLDIAFIRTSDKAVWDAQAKLIQNNITDEVIESAFENIPKELNDETVLSIKQTLKARKNNLQKIADRYFQLVNKYAVITGTNKDDLIKIECQENEDVVLSIFRKKRDNTLELFIQKTYDPKVTKELWVYGLDDKDNFEVTGKSKKIKIRLIGGQNNDQYQILNGKNIYIYDYKTKKNTIDNTANANLKLTDDYNINTYDYKKLQANTNQIIPILGANPDDGFKIGINDTYTLYGFDRNPFSARHQFTAAYYFATSGYELHYKGEFANVIGKLNLVVQSNFQSANFSQNFFGYGNETQNNDDIYGLDYNRVKVKELGFAPSLLWKGKAGSSLSFGLCYKSIEVEETQGRFVENNSELPPAVFEKNQFIGVSTKYQFENYDNKAYPTLGMKAALEAGFTSNIDDNKRNFAYIIPEVSFNHKLDPSGKLVLATQIKSHIIFNNNYEFYQATSIGGSEGLRGFRNQRFTGQQSLFQNTDLRYTFKSMKTNIIPIRLGMYGGFDYGRIWMKNDYSNKWNNSYGGGLFINGAELLTANLGLFNSIDGVRMAFSLGFQF is encoded by the coding sequence ATGAAAAATATAAAACTATATCTGGTGCCATTTTTAATTATTGTGCAGTCCTGTGCTACTTTCAAGCCGCAGTCCTGTCCTGATGAGAAACAGGAAAATTATCCAGTTAACAAAAAAAAGCAACATACTTTCTTTTTGATTGGTGATGCCGGTAACGGATTTAAGGATATAAGCTCGGGGTCATTACTAACAGACCAGCTAAAAAGTGCCACCGATAAAAGTACGGTACTATTTTTAGGGGATAATATCTACCCGGCCGGAATGCCTGAAATAAACAGTTCAAAACGTAGTCAGGCCGATGCGGTACTTCAAAGTCAAATTGATTTTGTAAGGGGTTTCCAAGGAAAAACTATTTTTATCCCAGGCAATCATGACTGGTATAGTAACGGCCCTGAGGGTCTAAAAAGAGAACAGGAATTTGTTGAAAAGCAATTAGGAAAAAAATCCTTTTTGCCAAAAAACGGCTGTGCCATTGAAACTGTCAATATTGCAAATGACGTAGTGCTGATCATAGTTGATTCACAATGGTACATCACCGATTGGGACAACCATCCTGCCATAAATGAAGACTGTATTATAAAAACAAGAATTCAATTTTTAGACGAATTCAGGGATGAGATCAAGAAAGCCAGAGGTAAGACTACCCTTGTTGCGATTCATCACCCGATGTACAGCAATGGGGAACACGGAGGTCAGTATTCTTTCGAAAGCCACTTAACTCCTTTGCCTGTTTTAGGAAGTTTAAAAAATGTAATACGTAAAACATCTGGTATTTCAAATGCCGATATGCAAAATAAAAATTATAATGAATTAAAAAAGAGCCTGGTTGCGGCAGCCCAACAAAATGATAAAGTAATTTTTATCTCAGGGCACGAACACAGCCTGCAGTACATTGCTCAGGACAACTTGCATCAGATCATAAGCGGGTCTGCTTCAAAAAAATCAGAAACACGAAACACAAAAGGAGGAAAATTTTCGTACGCGGCCAATGGATATGCTGTTTTAGATGTTTTTGATGACGGTTCCTCTTTTGTGCGTTTTATAAATAGTGAGGATCAAAAAACAGTGTATCAATCACCCGTTTTACCTGCAGATACCCAAAAGCAAAATTTAAAATTTGGAAGTAATTTCCCAGCGGAAATTAAAAGTTCGATTTATGATAAAAAGACTACAAGCAAATCTATGTACTATGATTTTCTTTGGGGGAAAAGATACAGATATGCCTACAATACATCTGTCACAGCTAAAACCGTAAATCTTGATACTTTGTTTGGTGGATTGACCCCGGTTAGAAAAGGAGGAGGGAACCAGTCAAAAACCCTGCGATTAAAAACAAAATCAGGGAAGCAATATGTGATGAGAGCCATGAAGAAAAATGGAAGCCAATTTATACAATCAGCATTTTTTGAAGATCAGTATGTGGAGCAAAAGTTTCAGAATACTGCTGCAGAAGCGTTTATTCTGGATGTTTTTACAGGTTCTCATCCTTATGCTCCCTTTACAGTGGGAACACTTTGTGATGCTATTGGGGTTAATCATTTAAATTCAAAACTGTATTACATTCCAAAGCAAAAAGCACTGGGTGATTTTAATGCTGAGTTTGGAGACGAACAATATCTTCTGGAAGAACAGGCTTCTAGTGGTAATGTTGAACTTTCCAATCCATCTTTTACAGGCAATGTTATCAGTACTGCTGATCTGGTAGAGAAACTTCATTCAGACGAAAGTGTAGTTATTGATGAAAAGGAGTATATCAAAGCCCGATTATTTGATATGCTGATCAATGACTGGGACAGGCACCAGGACCAATGGAGATGGCTGGAATTTAAAGAAGATGGAAAATCAGTTTTCAGACCATTACCAAGGGACAGGGATCAGGCATTTTCTAAAATGTCAGATGGATTTATTTTGGGTGCTGCAGTAAAGTTGATACCACCAGCGAGATTATTGCGAAAATACAGCGATGATATAAAAGACGTTAAAGGCTTCAATATAGAACCTTATCCGCTAGATATAGCATTTATAAGAACTTCTGACAAAGCAGTTTGGGATGCGCAGGCAAAGCTAATACAAAACAATATAACGGATGAAGTAATTGAGAGTGCGTTTGAAAATATTCCAAAAGAACTAAACGATGAAACTGTCTTATCTATCAAACAGACACTCAAGGCAAGAAAAAATAATTTACAAAAAATTGCTGACAGGTATTTCCAATTAGTGAATAAGTATGCGGTTATAACAGGTACAAACAAAGATGATTTGATAAAAATTGAATGTCAGGAAAATGAGGATGTAGTGTTGTCTATATTCAGGAAAAAACGCGACAATACCCTTGAATTGTTTATTCAAAAAACGTATGATCCGAAAGTAACAAAAGAACTCTGGGTTTATGGCCTGGATGACAAGGATAATTTTGAAGTGACAGGTAAAAGCAAAAAAATAAAAATACGTTTAATAGGCGGCCAGAATAATGATCAATACCAGATCCTAAATGGCAAGAACATCTACATCTACGATTATAAAACTAAAAAGAATACGATTGACAATACGGCTAATGCAAATTTAAAACTAACAGATGATTATAATATCAATACCTATGACTACAAAAAATTGCAGGCTAATACCAACCAGATTATCCCTATTCTGGGAGCAAACCCCGATGATGGTTTTAAAATAGGCATAAATGACACTTATACTCTATATGGTTTTGACAGAAACCCTTTTTCAGCAAGACATCAATTCACAGCAGCCTATTATTTTGCAACAAGCGGTTATGAACTGCATTACAAGGGAGAGTTTGCTAATGTAATAGGTAAGCTTAATCTGGTAGTACAATCCAATTTCCAAAGCGCAAACTTCAGTCAAAACTTTTTTGGATATGGAAATGAAACGCAAAATAATGATGATATTTACGGATTAGACTACAACCGTGTCAAAGTAAAAGAATTAGGCTTTGCTCCATCACTTCTGTGGAAAGGAAAAGCAGGGAGCAGCCTGTCATTTGGCCTTTGTTATAAATCAATTGAAGTTGAAGAAACGCAGGGTAGATTTGTCGAGAACAACAGCGAATTGCCTCCTGCAGTTTTCGAAAAAAATCAATTTATAGGTGTAAGCACAAAATACCAATTCGAGAACTATGACAATAAAGCCTATCCAACACTAGGAATGAAAGCGGCTCTGGAAGCAGGATTTACGTCAAATATTGATGATAATAAAAGAAATTTCGCTTATATAATTCCGGAAGTCAGTTTTAACCATAAACTGGACCCATCGGGAAAATTAGTATTGGCCACCCAAATAAAAAGCCATATTATCTTCAACAACAACTACGAATTTTATCAGGCAACTTCTATTGGAGGAAGTGAAGGTCTTAGAGGGTTTAGAAACCAACGATTTACAGGCCAGCAGTCATTGTTCCAAAATACCGATCTAAGATATACATTCAAAAGTATGAAGACCAATATTATTCCGATAAGACTGGGAATGTACGGTGGTTTTGATTATGGAAGGATTTGGATGAAAAATGACTATTCAAACAAATGGAACAATTCCTATGGTGGCGGTCTTTTTATTAATGGAGCCGAATTATTAACGGCAAACCTTGGGTTATTCAATTCTATTGATGGGGTAAGGATGGCTTTTTCACTGGGATTTCAATTTTAA
- a CDS encoding Pycsar system effector family protein has translation MTEKLNHNNIESPLQVQGKKNKKRKFEKGVDTMFRTTLSNHNNLSRYVDNKAHILLSVNAIIISISLSKIFPKLDNPANEHLFIPTVILIGFSVASMICAIMATRPSVTKGSFTRKEVEEKKVNLLFFGNFYKMPYQDYNWAMNELMNDSEYIYNSMIKDLYHLGIVLEKKYRLLRNTYNIFMCGIIIAVVAFLIAFKFR, from the coding sequence ATGACTGAAAAATTAAATCATAATAATATAGAAAGTCCGCTTCAGGTTCAGGGGAAAAAAAATAAAAAGCGCAAATTTGAGAAGGGCGTAGATACCATGTTCAGGACTACCCTGAGCAACCATAATAATCTAAGCCGTTATGTGGATAACAAGGCCCATATTTTATTATCTGTAAATGCGATAATTATTTCCATATCCCTTTCCAAGATTTTTCCAAAACTGGATAACCCTGCCAATGAACATTTATTTATACCCACAGTAATTTTAATTGGATTTAGCGTAGCCTCGATGATATGTGCTATCATGGCTACAAGACCCAGTGTTACCAAAGGCAGCTTTACCAGAAAAGAAGTAGAGGAAAAAAAAGTAAACCTTTTATTTTTCGGGAATTTCTACAAAATGCCTTACCAGGATTATAACTGGGCAATGAATGAATTAATGAACGACAGCGAATACATATACAATTCCATGATAAAGGATTTATATCATCTGGGCATCGTTCTGGAAAAAAAATACAGGTTGTTACGAAACACCTACAACATTTTTATGTGCGGCATTATCATCGCGGTAGTGGCCTTTCTAATTGCTTTTAAATTCAGATAA
- a CDS encoding HD domain-containing protein — translation MIKNYKYLSPFRILISFHKLVEELEQTAVSDIEYKSNYAKSLLDKIKDIPEVLNGIDCFEILENNQKLIQDVLADLFPAALTGNEIKAVTIPFYDITFNYSQRFKKILDDAGMCFDISIRDMDEHQFYIMNCTFILNAYYKQKINVEKPLFYDIPDKNGIVKHYKIIYNTDFLEICPAENTTFLTQQEIEELIDNYHNIELWKKAFPYDSWFLKGFAIITLVDVTLENAVSNLKSNLLKANIEKVELNDSFESIFRSVFKIPDLKAGFTLYDNQEGIFIKPPFSEGELESFILLDTKEADCKNALCGCSFESLIENNKPFIIPNVYDFSLTNKPFGVHLLSQDIQSFLMAPVIKDDKLLGLLQLTSSTVRALNSVNANKLELLLPYISDTIEKSNDDMVNHLEAVIQKEYTSIHPSVYWKFKKEVRNYLHLNNSVKDYSFKEISFKEVYPLYGQIDIKDSSENRNKAIVKDLKDQINQIITIIDAIISEKKIGVIDQKKHELQSFLMELDQPLQNNSEQKIHHYIETEIHSFLKTFDYNQKTENQIDDYFQMLNPKTGMFYQRRKDFDDTIMSINKKLSNVLESRQQQAQDIFPHYYESFKTDGVEHNLYIGASIEPNKTFNTVYLQNLRLWQLETLCEMELEHHKLKTTLPYTLDVTSLILATHTPISIRFRMDEKRFDVDGSYNARYEVVKKRIDKACVKNSEERITQKEKITIVYSNSTQEKEYLKYIRYLQHKNILETQIEHLEVEDLQAVSGLKALRVKVKHQDNSLVIEAKEYISKLFKERLDSKYSYHNLQHTQNVVLAAQTICRAEKIDLEKTDILLLAAWFHDAGYIEGMDDHEKKSIEIALSFLQERNISDSIQQKVSELILATTFNYIPKNRLEKIIKDADNVHLANESYPESLELLRDEWEKSMDKKYDDTHWYTMNIEFLKKHQYFTKFAQNEWQVLKDKNLNLIETKLLNC, via the coding sequence ATGATTAAGAATTATAAATATTTAAGCCCTTTCAGGATTTTAATTTCCTTCCACAAATTAGTGGAAGAATTAGAACAAACAGCTGTATCCGATATTGAATATAAATCAAACTATGCCAAGAGTTTATTAGATAAGATCAAAGACATACCCGAAGTTCTTAACGGAATTGATTGTTTTGAAATTCTTGAAAACAATCAAAAGTTAATTCAGGATGTGCTGGCCGATTTGTTTCCCGCAGCTTTAACAGGCAATGAAATAAAAGCGGTAACAATCCCTTTTTACGATATTACATTTAATTATTCACAGCGGTTTAAAAAAATTCTCGATGACGCCGGAATGTGTTTTGACATCAGTATCAGGGACATGGATGAGCATCAGTTTTACATTATGAACTGTACGTTTATACTAAATGCCTATTATAAGCAAAAAATTAATGTTGAAAAGCCTTTGTTCTATGACATTCCGGACAAAAATGGAATTGTCAAACATTACAAAATAATTTACAATACTGATTTTCTGGAAATATGTCCGGCAGAGAACACCACGTTTCTAACCCAGCAGGAAATTGAGGAATTAATTGATAATTATCATAACATAGAATTATGGAAAAAGGCATTTCCTTATGATTCATGGTTCTTAAAAGGATTTGCAATAATAACACTTGTGGATGTCACGCTGGAAAATGCGGTTTCTAATCTGAAATCAAATTTATTGAAAGCAAACATCGAAAAAGTGGAGCTTAATGATAGCTTTGAGTCCATTTTTAGATCGGTATTTAAGATACCTGATTTAAAAGCAGGGTTCACACTTTATGATAACCAAGAAGGAATATTCATAAAACCTCCATTTAGTGAAGGCGAATTAGAAAGTTTTATACTCTTAGACACAAAAGAAGCTGATTGTAAAAATGCACTTTGCGGATGCTCTTTTGAAAGTCTGATTGAAAACAACAAGCCTTTTATAATTCCGAATGTTTATGATTTTTCTTTGACCAACAAACCCTTTGGTGTTCATTTACTGAGCCAGGATATTCAAAGTTTTTTGATGGCTCCAGTCATTAAGGACGATAAATTATTGGGACTGCTGCAGCTTACATCATCAACTGTAAGGGCTTTGAATTCTGTTAATGCCAATAAGCTCGAATTGTTACTGCCTTATATATCAGATACTATTGAAAAAAGTAATGATGATATGGTGAATCATCTGGAGGCAGTTATTCAAAAGGAATATACTTCGATTCATCCCAGTGTCTATTGGAAATTCAAAAAAGAAGTCCGCAACTATCTACACTTAAACAACTCAGTAAAAGATTATTCCTTTAAAGAAATATCCTTTAAAGAGGTGTATCCATTATATGGGCAAATAGATATTAAAGATTCTTCTGAAAATAGAAATAAGGCAATTGTAAAGGATTTGAAAGATCAGATCAATCAGATCATTACTATAATTGATGCCATAATTTCCGAAAAAAAAATTGGAGTCATTGATCAAAAAAAACATGAACTGCAAAGTTTTCTTATGGAATTAGATCAGCCCTTACAGAATAATTCAGAACAAAAAATACATCATTATATAGAAACAGAAATCCATTCCTTTTTAAAAACTTTTGATTACAATCAAAAAACAGAAAACCAAATAGATGACTATTTCCAAATGCTCAACCCAAAGACAGGAATGTTTTATCAGAGGCGGAAAGATTTTGACGATACAATAATGAGTATTAATAAAAAACTTTCTAATGTTTTGGAAAGCAGACAACAACAGGCACAGGATATTTTTCCACACTATTATGAAAGTTTTAAAACAGACGGCGTAGAGCACAATTTGTATATCGGGGCATCAATAGAACCTAACAAAACCTTTAATACGGTTTACCTGCAGAACTTAAGGCTGTGGCAATTGGAAACACTTTGTGAAATGGAATTGGAACATCATAAGCTTAAAACAACCTTGCCCTATACTCTTGATGTAACTTCACTCATACTGGCGACCCACACTCCAATTTCTATTCGTTTCAGGATGGATGAAAAACGATTTGATGTTGATGGCTCGTATAATGCACGTTACGAAGTGGTGAAGAAAAGAATCGACAAAGCATGTGTAAAAAATTCTGAAGAACGTATTACCCAAAAAGAAAAAATAACAATCGTGTATTCCAATTCTACCCAGGAAAAAGAATATCTCAAATATATCAGGTACCTGCAGCACAAAAATATTTTAGAAACGCAGATTGAACATTTGGAGGTTGAAGATTTGCAGGCTGTTTCCGGTTTAAAGGCGCTTCGGGTAAAAGTAAAGCATCAGGACAATAGTCTGGTTATTGAAGCAAAGGAGTACATAAGCAAACTTTTTAAGGAAAGATTAGATTCAAAATATTCGTATCATAATTTACAACATACGCAAAATGTTGTACTGGCTGCCCAAACCATTTGCAGAGCCGAAAAAATAGATTTGGAAAAAACAGACATACTGCTTTTGGCTGCCTGGTTTCATGATGCAGGTTACATTGAAGGGATGGATGATCACGAAAAAAAGAGTATTGAAATCGCTTTAAGCTTTCTACAGGAGAGAAATATTTCAGACAGCATCCAGCAAAAAGTAAGTGAGTTAATCCTGGCCACCACATTTAATTATATCCCAAAAAACAGATTGGAAAAAATAATCAAGGATGCAGACAACGTTCATTTGGCTAATGAAAGCTATCCGGAGTCATTAGAACTGTTAAGGGACGAGTGGGAGAAGTCTATGGATAAAAAATATGATGATACCCATTGGTATACTATGAATATTGAATTTCTTAAAAAACATCAGTATTTCACAAAATTTGCGCAAAATGAATGGCAGGTTTTAAAAGATAAAAACCTGAATTTAATCGAAACAAAACTACTAAACTGTTAA